One region of Mus pahari chromosome 16, PAHARI_EIJ_v1.1, whole genome shotgun sequence genomic DNA includes:
- the LOC110333622 gene encoding olfactory receptor 14A16-like: MMDTITNTTEYMEFLLMGYPDELQTLCATLFFLIYLGALVGNCLIITITTIDQHLQSPMYVFLKNLSLIDICYISVTVPKSIMNTVTNTHSISFLGCVLQVFCVIFLAGTEFALLLVMSYDRYAAICFPLHYEAIMNKDACVQMVAAAWLSGCIYGSVHATGTFSVHFCGSNVVYQFFCDIPSLLRLACFGDQILKYVFIITSCCFTFLCFIVMVISYVHIFTIILRIPSIQGRFKTFSTCIPHLTVVTLFLSSAFVAYLGSTVKFPSSLNLLMSVFYSLLPPSLNPVIYSFRNSDVKVALHNIFGEKMITCL; encoded by the coding sequence ATGATGGACACAATAACCAACACAACAGAATACATGGAATTCTTGCTCATGGGATACCCAGATGAACTGCAGACATTGTGTGCCACACTTTTCTTCTTGATTTACCTGGGAGCACTAGTGGGAAACTGCCTCATTATCACCATTACTACTATAGACCAGCATCTCCAGTCCCCTATGTATGTCTTTCTGAAGAATTTGTCCCTGATTGATATCTGTTATATTTCTGTCACTGTTCCCAAATCCATCATGAACACTGTGACTAACACCCATTCCATCTCCTTCCTGGGATGTGTTTTACAAGTTTTCTGTGTTATATTTTTGGCAGGCACTGAATTTGCCCTGCTTTTGGTGATGTCCTATGACCGCTATGCTGCCATTTGCTTTCCTCTACACTATGAGGCCATAATGAATAAAGACGCCTGTGTTCAGATGGTGGCGGcagcatggctcagtgggtgtatCTATGGGTCTGTTCATGCCACAGGAACATTCTCTGTCCATTTCTGTGGTTCAAATGTAGTGTATCAATTCTTCTGTGATATCCCATCACTTCTTAGACTTGCTTGTTTTGGAGACCAAATtctaaaatatgtgtttattattACTAGCTGTTGTTTCACCTTCTTGTGTTTTATAGTAATGGTTATTTCCTATGTTCACATTTTCACTATAATCCTAAGAATTCCTTCTATACAAGGAAGGTTTAAAACTTTCTCTACCTGTATACCCCATCTTACCGTGGTGACCTTATTTCTCTCTTCTGCATTTGTTGCATATTTAGGCTCAACAGTAAAATTCCCATCATCACTGAACCTCTTAATGTCAGTGTTTTACTCTCTGTTACCTCCCAGCCTGAATCCTGTGATTTATAGCTTTAGAAATTCAGATGTAAAAGTGGCCCTACATAACATTTTTGGTGAAAAAATGATCACATGCCTCTAA